One window of Tachysurus vachellii isolate PV-2020 chromosome 21, HZAU_Pvac_v1, whole genome shotgun sequence genomic DNA carries:
- the fbxl6 gene encoding F-box/LRR-repeat protein 6 codes for MDHSHQDLANSEVHEITDKGGPSSQHVSMGTGQKNTKLDKKKATMKRKATSLKGEKRKKKKKIQRVQRPNYTVQHGEDMLLIISNISQFDSVWKPKRKGCKRKKAKRKTTSVRRKKEPTKSRVTKVTEEVLGNDADFEESDTAQGLDWGQRMPVEVLVKIFELVVLQDGAIPFLCRVGRVCRLWNRAASLPALWCSVSIGYCWIEPGKSQLPGTAQKIKNTVDWLTQNRFSQLRNFKLCHWKKHVDYVVQAISNACSNLQSLELSYCMGVTKEAFQNLGGAFQSLESINVQHTEFQDDGLLSFLEASGSQLRKISFTRSSKSDKLLSALCRGCCPDLRFLEINTKLDCGYCPLPICVQALQFGCPKLQTFRLMNINPVPKMIRNTPSSTLGFPMLEELCIASSSHSFMNDQDLLNILHGSPNLRVLDLRGCSRITAAGLYALPCEGKCLHYKC; via the exons ATGGATCATTCTCATCAAGATTTAGCAAATTCTGAGGTACATGAGATCACAGATAAGGGTGGTCCATCTTCACAACATGTCAGCATGGGAACAGGTCAGAAAAATACCAAACTTGACAAGAAAAAAGCAACAATGAAAAGGAAGGCTACTTCACTCAAAggtgagaagagaaaaaagaagaaaaagatccAACGAGTTCAGAGACCTAATTACACTGTACAGCATGGTGAGGATATGCTTCTGATTATATCAAACATTAGCCAGTTTGATAGTGTTTGGAAACCTAAGCGAAAAGGTTGCAAGAGGAAAAAGGCCAAAAGAAAGACCACATCAgtaaggaggaaaaaagaaccTACAAAATCCAGAGTCACTAAAGTCACTGAAGAGGTTTTAGGCAATGATGCTGATTTTGAGGAATCAGACACTGCACAGGGCCTTGACTGGGGTCAGAGAATGCCAGTAGAAGTGTTAGTTAAGATTTTTGAACTGGTAGTGCTTCAAGATGGTGCTATACCTTTTCTCTGCAG GGTTGGTCGAGTTTGTCGACTGTGGAATCGCGCTGCTTCTTTACCCGCTCTTTGGTGCAGTGTGTCCATTGGCTACTGCTGGATTGAACCTGGTAAGAGTCAGTTACCTGGAACTGCACAGAAGATTAAGAACACTGTAGACTGGCTAACACAGAACAG GTTCTCACAACTGAGGAACTTCAAGCTCTGTCACTGGAAAAAGCATGTTGATTATGTTGTTCAG GCGATATCAAATGCCTGCTCAAATCTCCAATCCCTAGAGTTGTCATACTGCATGGGTGTGACAAAAGAGGCCTTTCAAAATCTTGGAGGTGCTTTTCAGTCTCTTGAGAGCATAAATGTGCAACACACAGAG TTTCAGGATGATggtctgctgtcttttctcgAGGCATCTGGGAGTCAACTAAGAAAGATTTCCTTTACACGCAGCTCAAAAAGTGACAAACTTCTCAGTGCTTTGTGT agAGGTTGCTGTCCCGATCTCAGGTTTTTGGAGATCAATACTAAGTTAGACTGTGGATATTGCCCCCTTCCCATCTGTGTACAAGCTTTACAATTTGGCTGTCCCAAGCTACAG ACTTTTAGGTTGATGAATATTAACCCTGTTCCCAAAATGATACGCAATACACCCAGTTCCACACTTGGCTTCCCCATGCTGGAGGAGCTGTGTATAGCCTCTTCATCTCATTCGTTTATGAATGACCAGGACCTGCTCAATATTCTGCATGGCTCCCCCAACCTGCGGGTACTGGACCTGCGGGGATGTTCTCGCATCACAGCTGCTGGGCTATATGCTCTGCCTTGTGAAGGTAAATGTTTGCATTAtaaatgttaa
- the slc52a2 gene encoding solute carrier family 52, riboflavin transporter, member 2 isoform X1 yields MEDLQDSSFSVPSAMSIADELKDDFYFNLLDDFLGSQTGESLELDEKLCTNRLLVQVGVLREDNNASWLNITKWLQKIFPVFQSADFRGLIERNTETAMSLSGDARESFFESNVNFEFVGPICDSIGISRPDLLEMSDFSDRAKLTDVTNGLILELTSFIEREKLDPVVLVSWLCNFDPAFCSDGKIHKANKLLQASLERFRMQCRKNQTRRYRSSGLYDEFLRSPFHLISDLNDDSEYRSVSVIKGHLKRKRLLIQRIQNIPPDKIKDESESFNFSYFRTEYNPKQHCYTENRPKLECDHDSDQTFQPREVKKEDDYHCQPAEPKSDLEDKTQVDTGDCLSILDISVLSLQKLTEMYGGRTDGANLVSMDLLKNQYALMLKEDLSMQSLNEKVLAYNSAGKEPVLPPPLNFLHCNAHFLLNFIDAVEKQIMSFEREIVNTTGDQLGRDKNPKFNGFLNFRESAVTRYINMACEILCPRGESNNNYRRHWLAFCIERKNPSRLPVNQSNRFINYFEAAAALVHHYSDVALFVSDLQLLKDDANIFLESINSDASDEAIQALVCVVAVVYCKVLGPFWQLLKSDAQYVLFSKYLYCLYEKLLEWSKDASVLLQPEAVTNVFLQVPMQENSFPGVFSFCHRNAKNQYGALMKECLQRMMKVIAAVMEENLKDFLPGGKYCKDHSGELMEQFASCTLSQLMGEYPFGHAYSYNKNRPDKVQVQPEGNAADHSNGDGAIYGVPAVKKRSKPYVMFDRANLRPLNKLKKKRKLNKLSCNLKMQDQNYRKTIIASVKKNGGPCKSTEDVDQLLLRMEGAHHSQKREAVRSELNYQKFVVGCRDKRLNRLGFSLSDLVNKLKAILPCDNQSTSLATEPTGNVVGGEASPSISQVTPQEQTESTISNNK; encoded by the exons ATGGAGGACCTTCAAGACTCCAGTTTCAGTGTTCCTAGTGCCATGAGTATCGCTGATGAATTGA AGGATGATTTCTACTTCAACCTTCTGGATGACTTCCTTGGATCTCAGACCGGCGAGTCACTGGAGTTGGATGAAAAGCTCTGCACGAACCGGCTTCTGGTGCAAGTCGGCGTATTAAGAGAGGACAATAATGCTTCATGGTTGAACATAACAAAGTGGCTTCAGAAGATTTTTCCAGTGTTTCAGTCTGCAGATTTTCGAGGTTTGATTGAAAGGAATACAGAAACAGCTATGAGCTTATCCGGAGACGCCAGAGAAAGCTTTTTCGAGTCAAATGTTAACTTTGAATTTGTGGGACCAATATGCGATAGCATTGGCATCAGCAGACCTGATTTGCTTGAAATGTCAGATTTTTCTGACCGTGCAAAGTTAACAGACGTTACAAATGGTCTGATACTAGAACTGACCAGCTTCATTGAAAGAGAAAAACTTGACCCAGTTGTTCTGGTGTCATGGCTTTGTAATTTCGACCCTGCATTCTGCAGTGATGGTAAAATCCATAAAGCCAATAAACTCCTTCAGGCAAGTCTGGAAAGGTTCAGGATGCAGTGTCGAAAAAATCAAACCAGAAGATACCGGAGCAGTGGATTGTACGATGAATTTCTTCGGAGTCCATTTCATCTTATCTCTGATCTCAATGATGACTCAGAATACAGGAGTGTGTCGGTAATCAAAGGGCATTTGAAAAGAAAGCGTCTTCTCATTCAAAGGATCCAAAATATTCCACCGGACAAGATCAAGGATGAAAGTGAATCGTTTAATTTCTCATACTTCCGCACTGAATACAATCCAAAGCAACATTGCTATACTGAAAACAGGCCAAAGCTGGAATGTGACCATGACTCTGACCAGACGTTTCAACCAAGAGAAGTGAAGAAGGAAGATGACTATCATTGTCAGCCTGCTGAGCCCAAGTCTGACTTGGAAGACAAGACCCAGGTTGATACGGGAGATTGTTTATCCATCCTCGATATCTCTGTGCTGTCTTTGCAAAAACTTACAGAAATGTATGGAGGGAGAACTGATGGGGCCAATCTGGTGTCTATGGATCTCCTCAAGAATCAGTATGCTCTGATGCTGAAAGAAGATCTCAGCATGCAGTCTCTGAATGAAAAGGTCTTGGCCTATAACTCAGCTGGAAAAGAACCTGTGCTACCACCGCCTTTGAATTTCCTTCACTGCAATGCTCATTTCCTTCTCAATTTTATTGATGCTGTTGAGAAGCAAATCATGTCATTTGAAAGAGAAATTGTGAACACTACAGGGGATCAGCTTGGACGAGACAAAAACCCCAAATTTAACGGTTTTTTAAACTTCAGAGAGAGTGCCGTCACTCGGTACATCAACATGGCTTGTGAAATCTTGTGTCCGAGAGGAGAAAGCAACAATAATTACAGAAGGCACTGGCTTGCCTTTTGCATTGAGAGGAAGAACCCTTCTAGGCTACCTGTCAATCAATCTAATAGGTTCATTAACTATTTTGAGGCAGCAGCTGCGCTTGTTCACCATTACAGTGATGTTGCACTGTTTGTGTCTGACCTACAGCTACTTAAAGATGATGCAAATATTTTTCTAGAGAGCATTAATTCTGATGCTAGCGATGAGGCCATACAGGCTCTCGTCTGTGTTGTGGCTGTAGTGTATTGTAAAGTCTTGGGGCCCTTTTGGCAGCTCCTGAAGAGTGACGCCCAGTACGTGTTGTTCAGCAAGTACCTTTACTGCCTTTATGAGAAGCTTCTAGAGTGGTCCAAGGATGCATCTGTTCTCTTGCAACCCGAGGCTGTAACTAATGTGTTTCTCCAGGTTCCAATGCAGGAGAACAGCTTTCCTGGTGTATTTTCCTTCTGCCATAGAAATGCAAAGAATCAATATGGTGCTTTAATGAAGGAATGCTTACAGAGGATGATGAAGGTCATTGCTGCTGTAATGGAAGAAAATCTCAAAGACTTCTTACCTGGAGGCAAGTACTGCAAAGATCATTCTGGGGAACTCATGGAACAGTTTGCTAGCTGCACGTTGTCCCAGCTGATGGGCGAGTACCCGTTTGGTCATGCATACTCCTACAACAAAAACAGGCCGGATAAAGTCCAAGTGCAGCCTGAGGGTAATGCAGCAGACCATTCGAATGGTGATGGTGCTATCTATGGGGTTCCAGCTGTCAAGAAACGTTCAAAGCCTTATGTCATGTTTGACAGGGCGAATTTGCGACCattgaacaaattaaaaaagaaaagaaaattgaaTAAGTTGTCGTGTAATTTGAAAATGCAAGACCAGAATTACAGGAAAACCATAATTGCTTCAGTGAAAAAAAACGGAGGCCCATGTAAAAGCACTGAAGATGTCGATCAGTTGCTTTTGAGAATGGAAGGAGCACACCATTCTCAAAAGCGAGAGGCTGTCCGTTCAGAGTTAAATTACCAGAAGTTTGTCGTTGGGTGCCGAGACAAACGGCTGAATCGTTTAGGTTTCTCTCTGTCAGACCTGGTCAACAAACTGAAGGCCATCTTGCCTTGCGATAACCAGTCCACGAGCTTGGCAACAGAGCCGACTGGAAATGTAGTTGGGGGTGAAGCGAGTCCAAGTATTTCACAAGTTACACCACAAGAACAAACTGAATCAACCATCTCCAacaataaatag
- the slc52a2 gene encoding solute carrier family 52, riboflavin transporter, member 2 isoform X2, with the protein MWWNNAAVSHVLVALFGMGSWIAVNSFWVELPVVVNTLPEGWNLPAYLSVLIAFGNVGPLAVTLTHHFAPGFLNERALIHAIQVLAVVASAFLALFWSEVVTIAGEPRSVAFLLLSVLLSTVCCTSNVTFLPFMFRYPPQYIRTFFVGQGLSALFPCIVALGQGVGKVECIKTENGTQTHYLKENFPAQDFFWFLFVMLTISSLSFLALMYTFATSFEAVVSQVPEQVTEKYQGPEEHPLQNEESPVSEEHDEVEKMNPAVSFWTLRNIYLLMLLGISTALTNGVLPSVQSFSCLPYGPMAFHLSVVLGNIANPLACFAAMAVLLRSSVGLSFMSLGGGLFAVYLLALAALSPCPPLLGTHAGVAMVVISWIIFTGLFSYVKVVVSTLLHEAGHTALLWCGVFIQAGSLIGALSIFPLVSVYQVFQRAQDCVNTCS; encoded by the exons ATGTGGTGGAATAATGCTGCTGTCTCACACGTTTTGGTGGCCTTGTTCGGAATGGGATCATGGATAGCTGTAAATTCGTTTTGGGTGGAACTGCCTGTGGTAGTAAACACTTTGCCAGAAG GATGGAATTTGCCAGCCTATCTCTCAGTGCTTATTGCCTTTGGTAATGTGGGTCCACTGGCTGTCACTTTAACCCACCACTTTGCTCCAGGTTTTCTGAATGAGCGTGCGCTCATTCATGCTATACAAGTCCTGGCAGTGGTTGCTTCAGCCTTTCTCGCCCTCTTCTGGTCAGAAGTGGTAACAATTGCTGGTGAACCAAGATCCGTGGCCTTTCTGCTTCTTTCTGTGCTGCTTTCAACTGTGTGCTGCACCTCTAATGTGACCTTTTTGCCCTTTATGTTCCGTTACCCTCCACAATACATCCGGACGTTTTTCGTTGGCCAAGGTCTCAGTGCACTCTTCCCGTGTATCGTGGCCCTTGGACAGGGTGTAGGGAAGGTCGAGTGCATCAAGACAGAAAATGGCACTCAGACTCATTATCTTAAAGAGAACTTCCCAGCCCAGGACTTCTTCTGGTTCCTGTTTGTGATGCTAACTATCTCTTCACTCTCCTTCCTGGCTCTGATGTACACATTTGCAACATCTTTTGAAGCAGTAGTAAGTCAGGTCCCAGAGCAAGTGACTGAGAAATATCAAGGACCAGAGGAACACCCATTACAAAATGAAGAATCTCCAGTGTCGGAGGAACACGATGAAGTGGAGAAAATGAACCCTGCTGTGTCCTTCTGGACTTTACGCAATATCTACCTGCTCATGTTGCTTGGAATCTCCACTGCTTTGACTAATGGGGTTTTGCCATCAGTGCAGAGCTTTTCCTGCCTGCCGTACGGTCCCATGGCTTTTCACCTCTCTGTTGTCTTGGGAAACATCGCAAATCCTCTGGCATGCTTTGCAGCCATGGCTGTTCTGCTAAG GTCTAGTGTTGGCCTTAGTTTTATGTCACTCGGAGGAGGACTGTTTGCTGTCTATCTGCTGGCTCTGGCTGCCCTTAGTCCATGCCCACCCCTCTTAGGAACACATGCAGGAGTGGCCATGGTG GTGATCTCATGGATCATCTTCACAGGCTTGTTCTCGTATGTGAAGGTGGTGGTTAGCACTCTTCTTCATGAGGCAGGACACACTGCTTTGCTCTGGTGTGGAGTCTTCATCCAGGCCGGCTCTCTCATCGGAGCACTCTCTATTTTCCCACTAGTGAGTGTGTACCAGGTGTTTCAGCGAGCTCAGGACTGTGTGAACACCTGCAGCTAG